The following are encoded in a window of Stigmatella erecta genomic DNA:
- the tsf gene encoding translation elongation factor Ts has protein sequence MAEVSATMVKELREKTGAGMMDCKKALSETGGDFVKAEEWLRKKGIAKAGSKEGRVAAEGIISTYVHSGRIGVMVEVNCETDFVARNEDFQALAKDVAMHIAAASPQFVRREEIPADVLEKEKEIQRAQLKEAGKPEAMWEKILVGKIEKYYETVCLVDQFWVKDDKKRMHEMITERAAKIGEKVSVRRFARFVVGEGIEKKKDDLAAEVAKTLGTAQA, from the coding sequence ATGGCCGAGGTAAGCGCCACGATGGTGAAGGAACTCCGCGAGAAGACGGGCGCGGGCATGATGGACTGCAAGAAGGCGCTGTCCGAGACCGGCGGCGACTTCGTCAAGGCCGAGGAGTGGCTGCGCAAGAAGGGCATCGCCAAGGCCGGCAGCAAGGAAGGCCGTGTCGCGGCCGAAGGCATCATCTCCACGTACGTCCACAGCGGCCGCATCGGCGTGATGGTGGAGGTCAACTGCGAGACGGACTTCGTGGCCCGCAACGAGGACTTCCAGGCGCTGGCCAAGGACGTCGCGATGCACATCGCGGCGGCCTCGCCCCAGTTCGTGCGCCGCGAGGAGATCCCCGCCGACGTGCTGGAGAAGGAGAAGGAGATCCAGCGCGCCCAGCTGAAGGAGGCCGGTAAGCCCGAGGCCATGTGGGAGAAGATCCTCGTGGGCAAGATCGAGAAGTACTACGAGACGGTCTGCCTGGTGGACCAGTTCTGGGTGAAGGACGACAAGAAGCGCATGCACGAGATGATCACCGAGCGCGCCGCGAAGATTGGCGAGAAGGTGTCCGTGCGCCGCTTCGCGCGGTTCGTGGTGGGCGAGGGCATCGAGAAGAAGAAGGATGACCTGGCCGCCGAGGTCGCCAAGACGCTGGGCACCGCCCAGGCGTAA
- the rpsB gene encoding 30S ribosomal protein S2 gives MAAASGITMKQLLEAGVHFGHQTKRWNPKMKPYIFGARNGIYIIDLQKTVVMARSAFRFVADITSRGGSVLFVGTKKQAQDVIREEAARAGQFFVTSRWLGGTLTNFKTIKQGIDRLKTLEKMAEDGTFDRLPKKEVASLEREREKLEKNLGGVKEMAKLPRCVFVVDPKKEHIAIHEATRLGIPVIGVVDTNCDPDGIDFVIPGNDDAIRSIKLFTSKIADACLEGAARYRASGAADRDEQEEREGRDERRNDRDDRRGPRRGDRDRRGGGGERRGPLVEMKGAPASADAPEGGGEAPAAE, from the coding sequence ATGGCCGCCGCGAGCGGCATCACGATGAAGCAGCTGCTGGAGGCCGGTGTTCACTTCGGCCACCAGACCAAGCGCTGGAACCCGAAGATGAAGCCCTACATCTTCGGTGCCCGCAACGGCATCTACATCATCGACCTGCAGAAGACCGTCGTGATGGCCCGCTCGGCCTTCCGCTTCGTGGCGGACATCACCTCGCGCGGCGGCTCGGTGCTCTTCGTGGGCACGAAGAAGCAGGCCCAGGACGTCATCCGCGAGGAGGCGGCGCGCGCCGGCCAGTTCTTCGTCACCAGCCGCTGGCTGGGTGGCACGCTGACCAACTTCAAGACCATCAAGCAGGGCATCGACCGGCTGAAGACGCTGGAGAAGATGGCCGAGGACGGCACCTTCGACCGTCTGCCGAAGAAGGAAGTCGCCTCGCTGGAGCGCGAGCGCGAGAAGCTCGAGAAGAACCTGGGCGGCGTGAAGGAGATGGCCAAGCTGCCCCGCTGCGTGTTCGTCGTCGACCCGAAGAAGGAGCACATCGCCATCCACGAGGCGACCCGTCTGGGCATCCCCGTCATCGGCGTGGTGGACACGAACTGCGATCCGGACGGCATCGACTTCGTCATCCCGGGCAACGACGACGCCATCCGCTCCATCAAGCTCTTCACCTCGAAGATCGCCGACGCGTGCCTCGAGGGTGCGGCGCGCTACCGCGCCTCGGGCGCGGCCGACCGCGACGAGCAGGAGGAGCGTGAGGGCCGGGACGAGCGCCGCAATGACCGCGATGACCGCCGTGGCCCGCGCCGCGGTGACCGGGATCGCCGGGGCGGTGGCGGCGAGCGCCGTGGCCCCCTCGTGGAGATGAAGGGCGCGCCGGCCTCCGCTGACGCCCCCGAGGGTGGCGGCGAGGCCCCCGCGGCCGAGTAA
- the pyrH gene encoding UMP kinase gives MSDPTRSGRYKRILLKLSGEALMGDGKYGIHPPTLSRIASEVKELIEAGVEVALVIGGGNIFRGVAGATEGMDRASADYMGMLATCINSMAMQDALEKQGVHTRVLSAIKMEQIAEPYIRRRAVRHLEKGRVVIFAAGTGNPYFTTDTAASLRAMEINAEVILKATKVDGVYNADPKKDPEARRYRSLTYLDVIKQDLNVMDSTAISLCRDNKLPIVVFDLTVRGNIGRAVLGSGDIGTVVGTAETVWA, from the coding sequence ATGTCCGACCCGACCCGTTCTGGCCGTTACAAGCGCATTCTTCTCAAGCTCTCGGGCGAGGCCCTGATGGGCGATGGGAAGTATGGCATCCACCCGCCCACGCTCTCGCGCATCGCCTCCGAGGTGAAGGAGCTGATCGAGGCGGGCGTGGAGGTGGCCCTCGTCATCGGCGGCGGCAACATCTTCCGGGGCGTGGCCGGGGCCACCGAGGGCATGGACCGGGCGAGCGCCGACTACATGGGCATGCTCGCCACCTGCATCAACTCCATGGCGATGCAGGACGCGCTGGAGAAGCAGGGCGTCCACACGCGCGTGCTGTCGGCCATCAAGATGGAGCAGATCGCCGAGCCCTACATCCGCCGCCGCGCCGTGCGCCACCTGGAGAAGGGGCGCGTCGTCATCTTCGCCGCGGGCACGGGCAACCCGTACTTCACCACCGACACGGCCGCGTCCCTGCGCGCCATGGAAATCAACGCCGAGGTCATCCTCAAGGCGACCAAGGTGGACGGGGTGTACAACGCGGACCCGAAGAAGGACCCCGAGGCGCGGCGCTACCGCAGCCTCACCTACCTGGATGTGATCAAGCAGGACCTGAACGTGATGGATTCCACGGCCATCTCGCTGTGCCGCGACAACAAGCTGCCCATCGTGGTGTTCGACTTGACGGTGCGGGGCAACATCGGCCGCGCGGTGCTGGGCAGCGGCGACATCGGGACCGTGGTGGGGACCGCCGAGACGGTCTGGGCCTGA